The Pseudomonadota bacterium genome has a segment encoding these proteins:
- a CDS encoding lipid-A-disaccharide synthase: MKKPTPHLVIVAGEDSGDLHGANLAKALRRLLPACRLSGIGGEKMAENGVELIFSSKRLAVVGIFEVLSRLGDIILGARSIRRHLAASRPDLLILIDFPDFNLNLVAPFARRLRIPIVYYISPQIWAWRQGRINKIQRLVKKILVILPFEEDFYRRRQVTKVEYVGHPLLDQFKSFHLPPLQERPDIALIPGSRPGEIRRILPLMICAARLYLREKPESHFRIPVAPSIDISDIEKMIPTAFRKHVSIQKVPLTEVLAGVSFALVTSGTATLETALAGIPMVVIYRVNELSYQLGRRLISVPFISLVNLIAGREIVPELIQRKARPETIVEQLRKTLDHPNKYRQTCHALAAVRKKLERIGTSASPSEKAAQALCKFLREEIGQQP, from the coding sequence ATGAAGAAGCCAACTCCCCATCTGGTTATCGTTGCCGGTGAAGATTCAGGTGACCTGCATGGTGCCAATCTGGCAAAAGCCTTACGGCGACTATTGCCGGCCTGCCGACTTTCCGGTATCGGCGGGGAGAAAATGGCGGAAAATGGGGTTGAACTGATTTTTTCCTCAAAACGACTGGCGGTTGTGGGAATTTTTGAGGTGTTAAGTCGCTTGGGTGACATTATTCTCGGCGCCCGCAGCATTCGACGGCATTTGGCCGCAAGTCGTCCTGATTTGTTGATCCTGATTGATTTTCCCGACTTCAATCTGAACCTGGTGGCCCCTTTTGCCCGGCGCTTGCGGATCCCGATAGTTTACTATATAAGTCCCCAGATCTGGGCTTGGCGCCAGGGACGCATCAATAAAATCCAGCGCCTGGTAAAAAAGATCTTGGTCATTCTTCCCTTTGAAGAAGATTTTTATCGGCGCCGCCAAGTCACCAAGGTTGAATATGTTGGCCACCCACTGCTTGACCAGTTCAAATCTTTTCATCTCCCTCCCCTGCAGGAACGTCCCGACATTGCCTTGATTCCCGGCAGTCGACCAGGAGAAATAAGACGAATCTTACCTCTGATGATATGCGCAGCCAGACTTTATCTGCGAGAAAAGCCCGAAAGCCATTTCCGCATTCCGGTGGCTCCATCGATTGACATCAGCGACATTGAAAAGATGATTCCGACGGCATTTCGCAAACATGTATCGATTCAAAAAGTTCCTCTGACCGAGGTTCTTGCCGGAGTCTCTTTTGCCTTGGTGACCTCTGGTACCGCCACGCTGGAAACCGCTCTGGCCGGAATTCCGATGGTAGTTATCTACAGGGTCAATGAACTTTCTTACCAGCTTGGTCGCAGGTTGATTTCGGTACCCTTTATCAGCCTTGTCAACCTGATTGCAGGCCGGGAAATTGTCCCGGAGCTGATTCAGCGAAAAGCTCGCCCTGAAACAATCGTTGAACAATTGCGCAAAACCCTCGATCACCCGAACAAATACCGACAAACCTGCCATGCACTTGCGGCAGTCCGGAAGAAACTGGAGCGTATTGGTACCTCCGCCAGCCCCTCCGAAAAAGCCGCTCAAGCCCTGTGTAAATTTTTGCGTGAAGAAATTGGACAGCAACCATAA
- a CDS encoding Gfo/Idh/MocA family oxidoreductase — MSKKIEPEKLRVGVIGVGHLGAFHAEKYALIDEAELIGIFDLDHDRAREIGQKISAPVYNNLDELLDHCQAVSIATPTSSHFTLARQALLKKIDVLIEKPITTTTDEARKLIALAQKQDAVLQVGLLERFNPAYTNTRPLLLNPRFIEIHRLSPFTFRSVDIDVILDLMIHDLDLLAAIVKSPITTLNAVGVPIISEQIDIANVRVNFANGAVANLTASRVSLHRERRIRIFQPDGYFSLDFSNFSTTICRRQAGNYLEPFPKITSEEHKYPQSDNLRLEIEDFLAAVRLRRRPTVSGEDGLAALETATRIKEAIRIQSSTWQ, encoded by the coding sequence ATGTCGAAGAAAATAGAACCTGAAAAACTCAGAGTCGGAGTTATTGGTGTAGGCCACCTGGGCGCTTTTCACGCCGAAAAGTATGCTCTGATCGATGAGGCTGAACTGATTGGAATCTTCGATCTTGATCATGATCGGGCTCGGGAGATCGGCCAGAAGATATCGGCACCGGTATATAATAATCTTGATGAGCTCCTTGACCACTGTCAGGCGGTCTCCATTGCAACCCCAACCTCATCCCATTTCACCCTGGCGCGCCAGGCGCTGCTGAAAAAAATCGATGTCCTGATCGAAAAACCAATCACAACCACCACCGATGAAGCCCGGAAACTTATTGCTCTGGCCCAAAAGCAGGACGCTGTCTTACAGGTTGGCCTGTTGGAGCGTTTCAATCCAGCCTATACCAATACCCGGCCACTGTTACTGAACCCTCGTTTCATCGAAATCCATCGCCTTTCGCCATTTACCTTTCGCAGTGTCGATATCGATGTAATTCTTGACCTCATGATTCACGATCTGGATCTTCTGGCGGCTATCGTCAAAAGCCCGATTACAACCCTCAATGCGGTCGGGGTTCCGATAATTTCCGAGCAGATTGATATTGCCAATGTCAGAGTCAATTTTGCAAACGGCGCGGTCGCCAATCTGACCGCCAGCCGGGTATCCTTGCACCGGGAACGCAGGATCAGAATTTTTCAACCTGACGGATACTTTTCTCTTGATTTCAGCAATTTCAGCACTACGATCTGCCGCCGGCAAGCGGGTAACTATCTGGAACCCTTTCCCAAAATCACTTCCGAAGAGCATAAATATCCGCAAAGTGACAACCTGCGCCTTGAAATTGAGGATTTTCTTGCCGCCGTTCGCCTGCGGCGCAGACCTACGGTAAGCGGTGAAGATGGTTTGGCGGCCTTGGAAACCGCAACCCGTATCAAGGAAGCCATCCGCATACAATCCAGCACCTGGCAATGA
- a CDS encoding ABC transporter ATP-binding protein, with product MIKANALSKSFFLDKQEIQILREIDFEIKEGERIAICGESGAGKSTLLQIIGALDKPSSGVLLFEGINIFSLSEFKLARWRNTALGFVFQFHHLLPEFSALENVMTPALIYGSCNSEAKQKATRLLEQVGLRKRLKHKPGELSGGEQQRVALARALIMQPRAVLADEPTGNLDSTTSDEITDLLLECNQEFNTTLLLVTHSQRLAQRMDRIFFMDNGRLQKS from the coding sequence ATGATCAAAGCAAACGCCTTAAGCAAAAGCTTTTTCCTCGACAAACAGGAAATCCAGATTTTAAGAGAAATCGATTTCGAGATCAAGGAGGGTGAGCGAATTGCGATCTGCGGCGAATCCGGAGCCGGGAAAAGCACCCTGCTGCAGATCATCGGAGCACTGGATAAACCGAGCAGCGGCGTCCTTCTCTTTGAGGGGATCAACATCTTTTCTCTCTCCGAGTTCAAGCTGGCCCGCTGGCGAAACACGGCTCTGGGTTTTGTTTTTCAGTTCCATCACCTACTGCCGGAATTCAGTGCCCTCGAAAATGTTATGACCCCGGCCCTGATCTACGGCAGCTGCAACTCTGAAGCAAAACAAAAAGCCACTCGGCTACTTGAACAGGTAGGCCTGCGGAAACGCCTCAAGCATAAGCCTGGAGAATTGTCCGGAGGTGAACAACAGCGCGTAGCTCTGGCCCGGGCACTGATCATGCAACCCAGAGCCGTGCTGGCCGATGAGCCAACCGGCAACCTTGACTCGACTACCAGTGATGAAATCACCGATTTGCTGCTGGAGTGCAACCAAGAGTTTAATACGACCCTGTTGCTGGTTACTCACAGTCAACGTCTGGCGCAGCGCATGGATCGTATTTTTTTTATGGACAATGGCAGGCTTCAGAAAAGCTGA
- a CDS encoding acyl-ACP--UDP-N-acetylglucosamine O-acyltransferase gives MSIHPSAIISKQAVIAEGVTIGPYAVIEGEVNIGRDSVIDHHATVKGKTIIGTSCRIFPYALVGTDPQDLKHQEGPSDLIIGDYTTIREYATISRGTAHGGGITRIGSHNFIMAYSHIAHDCQFGNHIILSNGATFGGHSEVEDHAIIGGLSAIHQFCRIGAYAFIGGASGVSQDIPPFVLANGNHTRLYGLNVEGLKRHNFDKHTIRTLNQTYRILFRTTGLSLTKAIARVESEIENITEVRHIINFIQQSKRGVCRRK, from the coding sequence ATGTCAATTCATCCAAGCGCTATCATCTCCAAGCAGGCCGTAATCGCCGAGGGAGTGACAATCGGCCCCTATGCCGTCATTGAAGGTGAAGTAAATATAGGACGTGACTCCGTCATCGATCACCACGCCACCGTTAAGGGAAAAACCATTATCGGAACCTCATGCCGTATTTTCCCTTACGCTCTGGTCGGCACCGATCCTCAGGACCTCAAACATCAGGAAGGCCCCTCCGACCTTATTATCGGAGACTATACGACTATCAGGGAATATGCGACTATTAGCCGAGGCACTGCCCACGGAGGAGGAATTACCCGCATCGGTTCACACAATTTCATCATGGCTTATTCCCATATCGCCCATGATTGCCAGTTTGGGAACCATATTATTCTCTCAAACGGGGCCACTTTCGGCGGTCACAGTGAAGTTGAGGATCATGCCATTATCGGAGGACTCAGCGCCATCCATCAATTCTGTCGAATCGGCGCTTACGCATTTATCGGCGGGGCCTCCGGAGTTTCGCAGGACATTCCTCCCTTTGTCCTCGCGAATGGCAATCACACTCGTCTTTATGGGCTTAACGTTGAGGGGTTAAAAAGGCACAACTTCGACAAACACACCATCAGAACCCTTAACCAGACTTACCGTATTCTTTTCCGCACTACCGGGCTGTCTCTGACCAAAGCCATTGCCCGGGTTGAAAGCGAAATTGAAAATATCACTGAAGTCAGGCATATCATAAATTTCATCCAACAATCAAAGCGGGGCGTATGTCGAAGAAAATAG
- the bamA gene encoding outer membrane protein assembly factor BamA, translating into MKSKLINRRSAPGPYLYLPAILLFWGLFSIISGVSPVFSASDDPFTDKPVTAIVILGNQKVTRDTIIDKMSTKIGAPLSPVTLDKDLKDLFSLGFFENLMINLKELDNGVEVAVIVIEKPTISAILIKGNQKITRKDLLKEITLHTFSILSEERLQESREKLELFYHEKGFYSVRIKTKTVSAGKNTVQVAFIIDEGPKCYIKKIRFHGNHSFRAWTLKRQLQSKTYNLFLSWATEAGVLKKDQLENDSKLLKSFYLSEGYVQVRISKPKVTMDDNRKWIYLDFDIDEGEVFSMGKVEIVDPDSESELTDNLVKILQGKSGKTFSNLSLQNDIETLSTFFADRGYAYVDIDPQTNIDPEKRKVDIAYHINRGSKFHFGRIAIAGNTKTRDKVIRRELRFAEGDLFSASALKRSRERIINTQFFSEADLQTIQNDDDTIDVKVKVVEGPTGTFSVGLGYSTVDSIIGIANISQKNWLGKGLDATFNVELSGSRQFYNIGLTDPYFLDMNISSGLNIYNEEYEYDAYDTKQRGIRFHFGKPINEYTSWSAGYRWEKVKIFNISETASDYIRDEEGTTTTSQVYFSLIRDRRDNYLFPTRGYKLKGTLVFAGGPLGFDNDFYKIIIEGHKFYPFKWDSAFHLWGLFGYADGYGGQELPLYERFYVGGLKTVRGFDFGEAGPKDENGDVIGGTKELILSAEWIFPLLKDMGLNGVIFYDAGKAFDHDENLSFDLRHSVGFGIRWKSPMGPLRIEWGFNLNPEDDEKSSVWDFSVGTFF; encoded by the coding sequence ATGAAAAGCAAACTAATTAATCGTCGCTCGGCGCCCGGCCCATATCTATATCTGCCTGCAATCCTTCTCTTCTGGGGCCTTTTTTCCATTATTTCTGGCGTCTCCCCAGTGTTTTCAGCCAGCGACGATCCGTTTACAGACAAACCGGTGACCGCGATTGTCATCCTCGGCAACCAGAAGGTGACCAGGGATACCATAATCGACAAAATGAGCACCAAAATCGGGGCTCCCCTCTCGCCAGTTACCCTGGACAAGGATCTCAAAGACCTTTTCAGCCTCGGTTTTTTTGAGAACCTGATGATCAATTTAAAAGAGCTCGACAACGGGGTTGAAGTTGCTGTTATCGTGATTGAAAAGCCGACTATCAGTGCGATTCTCATCAAAGGCAACCAAAAGATTACCCGTAAAGATCTCCTCAAGGAAATAACCTTGCATACCTTCAGCATCCTCAGTGAAGAACGGCTGCAGGAAAGTCGGGAGAAACTGGAACTGTTCTATCATGAAAAAGGGTTTTATTCGGTTCGCATCAAAACGAAAACCGTCAGCGCCGGCAAAAATACGGTTCAGGTGGCTTTTATTATCGACGAAGGCCCTAAATGCTACATTAAAAAAATCCGTTTTCACGGCAACCATAGTTTCCGGGCCTGGACTTTAAAGCGACAGCTGCAAAGCAAAACCTACAATCTATTCCTGAGCTGGGCCACTGAAGCCGGCGTCCTGAAAAAAGATCAGCTCGAAAATGACTCCAAGCTGTTAAAATCATTTTACTTAAGCGAGGGCTACGTTCAGGTTCGTATCAGCAAACCCAAAGTCACCATGGATGACAATCGAAAATGGATCTACCTTGACTTCGACATTGATGAAGGTGAAGTTTTTTCAATGGGCAAGGTAGAAATTGTTGATCCAGACAGTGAATCTGAGTTGACCGATAATTTGGTTAAAATTCTTCAGGGAAAGAGCGGAAAAACCTTCAGCAACCTCAGCCTCCAGAATGACATTGAAACCCTGTCAACCTTTTTTGCCGATCGCGGTTATGCATATGTCGACATAGATCCGCAAACCAATATTGATCCGGAAAAAAGAAAGGTTGATATTGCTTACCACATCAACCGGGGCAGTAAATTTCATTTTGGACGGATTGCCATCGCCGGCAACACGAAAACCCGAGACAAGGTCATCCGCCGTGAACTGCGTTTTGCCGAAGGTGATCTGTTCAGCGCCTCCGCCCTGAAACGCAGCCGGGAACGTATCATCAATACCCAATTTTTTTCGGAAGCCGATCTCCAGACAATCCAAAATGATGATGATACCATTGATGTCAAGGTCAAGGTAGTTGAGGGGCCGACCGGAACTTTCAGCGTCGGTCTGGGCTACAGCACGGTTGACAGTATTATCGGAATTGCCAACATCTCGCAAAAAAACTGGCTGGGGAAAGGCCTGGATGCAACTTTTAATGTCGAACTTTCCGGTTCACGTCAATTTTACAATATCGGCCTGACCGACCCCTATTTTCTTGATATGAACATAAGTTCAGGGTTAAATATCTACAACGAGGAATATGAATACGATGCCTACGACACGAAGCAACGGGGTATAAGATTCCACTTCGGAAAGCCAATCAATGAGTATACCAGCTGGTCGGCCGGTTACCGCTGGGAGAAGGTCAAAATTTTCAATATCAGTGAAACCGCCTCCGATTATATCCGGGACGAGGAAGGAACCACAACGACCAGCCAGGTCTACTTTTCATTAATCCGGGACAGGCGTGACAACTATCTGTTCCCGACCAGGGGTTATAAACTCAAAGGGACGCTGGTCTTTGCCGGAGGACCGCTGGGCTTTGATAATGACTTTTATAAAATCATTATCGAAGGCCATAAATTCTATCCCTTTAAGTGGGACAGTGCTTTTCATCTTTGGGGTCTGTTCGGCTATGCTGATGGCTACGGCGGTCAGGAATTACCGCTTTACGAAAGATTTTACGTCGGCGGTTTGAAAACGGTTCGGGGTTTTGATTTCGGCGAAGCCGGACCGAAGGATGAAAACGGCGATGTTATCGGGGGGACCAAGGAACTGATCTTAAGTGCCGAATGGATTTTCCCTTTACTGAAGGACATGGGCCTCAATGGGGTAATTTTTTACGATGCCGGCAAGGCTTTTGATCATGACGAAAATTTAAGCTTTGATCTGCGCCACAGCGTCGGTTTCGGAATTCGCTGGAAATCGCCGATGGGCCCATTAAGAATTGAATGGGGTTTTAACCTGAATCCTGAAGATGATGAAAAAAGCAGTGTCTGGGATTTCTCGGTCGGAACCTTCTTCTGA
- the fabZ gene encoding 3-hydroxyacyl-ACP dehydratase FabZ, which yields MDIQQVMQYLPHRYPFLLVDRILEISEDSIVGCKNVTINEPFFNGHFPGFPVMPGVLIVEAMAQTGGIFALHTLQLKVAEDPDTKVFFMSINKARFRKPVKPGDSLIMTMELLNRRRNIWKFKGRAEVDGHLVSEAEMMASIG from the coding sequence ATGGATATTCAGCAGGTCATGCAGTATCTGCCTCATCGCTATCCGTTTTTGCTGGTTGACAGGATTCTGGAAATCTCCGAAGACAGTATTGTCGGATGCAAGAACGTTACTATCAATGAACCTTTTTTCAACGGCCATTTCCCTGGTTTTCCCGTCATGCCCGGAGTCTTAATCGTTGAGGCCATGGCTCAGACGGGAGGAATCTTTGCGTTGCATACACTGCAGCTCAAGGTTGCCGAGGATCCGGATACCAAGGTTTTTTTCATGAGCATTAACAAAGCCCGCTTCCGTAAACCGGTAAAACCGGGAGACAGCTTGATTATGACCATGGAATTACTTAACCGGCGGCGCAATATCTGGAAGTTCAAGGGTCGGGCCGAAGTTGACGGCCATCTGGTCAGCGAAGCTGAAATGATGGCCAGCATAGGATAA
- a CDS encoding OmpH family outer membrane protein — translation MKKNVLSAILTICILLFAASSGVSAAEQAFKFGYIDLQKVMALSSQGQVATQKIQAKQDQLRTELQAKQTEISVVKDELERQGMMLSPEKRTEKESDYQKMVRDFKIFVSDSEKDMKALEGEFLKKMLKELEEVTAEFGKNGKYQLILEKRSGIIYADETFDVTDDLIKAYDQWIKAQGKK, via the coding sequence ATGAAAAAAAATGTATTAAGTGCCATATTAACCATCTGCATTTTATTATTCGCCGCAAGCTCTGGTGTCAGCGCCGCGGAACAGGCATTCAAATTCGGCTATATCGATCTGCAAAAGGTCATGGCCCTTTCCAGCCAGGGTCAAGTGGCGACCCAGAAAATACAGGCGAAGCAAGATCAGCTTCGAACCGAACTGCAGGCCAAGCAGACGGAAATTTCCGTGGTCAAGGATGAGTTGGAACGCCAAGGCATGATGCTGAGTCCGGAGAAAAGAACCGAGAAGGAAAGTGACTACCAGAAGATGGTCCGCGATTTTAAGATTTTTGTTTCAGATTCAGAAAAAGACATGAAAGCCCTGGAAGGAGAATTCCTGAAAAAGATGCTTAAAGAGCTTGAGGAAGTGACGGCTGAATTCGGTAAAAATGGCAAGTATCAGCTTATTCTGGAAAAACGCAGCGGCATCATCTATGCCGATGAGACTTTCGATGTCACCGACGACCTCATTAAAGCCTATGATCAGTGGATCAAGGCCCAGGGGAAAAAATAG